Below is a window of Methanosarcinales archaeon DNA.
TCGTGGAGTCGGTCAGGTCGCCGTAATGCATGAAGAAATTCACGTTCCTCTCGTGCGGGTCTTTGTACAGGTGGTTTATGCGCTCAGTGTTGAATGAAGAGGATCGCCGCTTTATGCCGTGTACGATGTATCCTTTGTTTAGCAGGAACCCGGCGAGGTATGCGCCGTCCTGGCCTGTGATCCCAGTTATCAGGGCTGTTTTGGTCATGGTTGTTACCTTAAAATTTTAAGTTTTATAGAGACCGTTACATTATATGTTGGTGCAATAAAACTAACTGCTGATGAATGAGGATGCGTTACCTGAAAATCTGCGTTCATTTACGTAAATCCATGTTTGGTAAAAATGCCATTTCAGTTGGGTATATGATTATTTTTTTACAAGTATTTCAAGGATTTTCTCAAGGCGTAAATTGTGATCCTTCATCCACTGATTGTGTTCATCCATTTTTATTAGATGTTCTTTCATCCATTGATTGTGTTCTTTCTGCTCCATTACAAAAGAATTAAATCCATCTTTTATTGCCGAAGTATCGTTATTAATCCCTTTTAATAGTTCATTTCCAGTATCCAGCTTTCTGCCAATATCTGCAAGTTCATCAGTATACAGTCTCAGAAATTTTTGAGGTAGAAACATTTGAAAAGGTATCTCTTCCTTAAAGACTTCATCAATAACCAATCCTTTATGA
It encodes the following:
- a CDS encoding acylphosphatase, whose protein sequence is MQKCYNIMITGKVQDIGFRALIEDIARLYGLRGFVFNDIDDSIKIVCCGENGEIAEFLGELQARGAHKGLVIDEVFKEEIPFQMFLPQKFLRLYTDELADIGRKLDTGNELLKGINNDTSAIKDGFNSFVMEQKEHNQWMKEHLIKMDEHNQWMKDHNLRLEKILEILVKK
- a CDS encoding GDP-mannose 4,6-dehydratase, translating into MTKTALITGITGQDGAYLAGFLLNKGYIVHGIKRRSSSFNTERINHLYKDPHERNVNFFMHYGDLTDST